The following DNA comes from Thermodesulforhabdaceae bacterium.
CTATTTCTGAGTATGACAGGACAAAAACGATAGTCATAGATCCTCTTCTTGCATCCACATACATTGGGGGAGATAGTGGTGAGGGGGGCCATTCCATCGCCCTTGACAGTAATGGGAATGTCTATGTGACGGGATATACAGAGTCATTCAACTATCCCACAACAACAGGGGCTTATGATCAAAGCCACAATGGTGGGTATGACGTTTTTGTTTCAAAACTGAGCAATAACTTGGACACTCTTCTTGCATCCACATACATTGGGGGAGATAGTGGTGAGGGGGGCCATTCCATCGCCCTTGACAGTAATGGGAATGTCTATGTGACGGGATATACAGAGTCATTCAACTATCCCACAACAACAGGGGCTTATGATCAAAGCCACAATGGTGGGTATGACGTTTTTGTTTCAAAACTGAGCAATAACTTGGGCACTCTTCTTGCATCCACATACATCGGGAGAGATAGTTCTGATGTCGCCAATTCCATCGCCCTTGACAGTAATGGGAATGTCTATGTGGCGGGGACTACATGGTCATCCAATTATCCCGCTACACAAGGAGCATATGATACTAATCTTAATGGGGGTACGTATGATGGATTCATCTCGAAGTTCAATAGCTCTCTGAACACACTCCTTGCCTCTACATTTTTTGGGGGATCTAGTGGTGCTGATGGAATACTTTCGATCACGATTGACAGTGCTGGGAATGTCTATGTTACAGGACCGGCAGACTCAAGTGATTTTCCCACAACAGCGGGGGCATATGATACATATTGGAATGGACGTACGGATGCATTTGTTTCTAAATTCAACAATTATTTATCTAAGCTACTGTTATCCACTTATATAGGAGGATCTAGTATAGATCTTGGCATTTCCATCGCCCTTGACAGTAATGGGAATGTCTATGTGACGGGATATACAGAGTCATTCAACTATCCCACAACAGCAGGGGCTTATGATCAAAGCCACAATGGTGGGAATGACGTTTTTGTTTCAAAACTGAGCAATAACTTGGACACTCTTCTTGCATCCACATACATTGGGGGAGATAGGGGTGAGGGGGGCCATTCCATC
Coding sequences within:
- a CDS encoding SBBP repeat-containing protein codes for the protein MPKYEENTGNKKGLKHEEKVTGAKTTCGVALKERLIGGNIKEIKGDEPAQARVSYFRGNDPSKWKTGIRTYGLVSLEEVYEGIDLKLKAYGNNVEKLFYVKPGAKAEAIAMSVEGANSLKVDEKTGELVAETVFGEVRFTKPVAYYLEEPMKKIEVSYKIEGNAYTFAISEYDRTKTIVIDPLLASTYIGGDSGEGGHSIALDSNGNVYVTGYTESFNYPTTTGAYDQSHNGGYDVFVSKLSNNLDTLLASTYIGGDSGEGGHSIALDSNGNVYVTGYTESFNYPTTTGAYDQSHNGGYDVFVSKLSNNLGTLLASTYIGRDSSDVANSIALDSNGNVYVAGTTWSSNYPATQGAYDTNLNGGTYDGFISKFNSSLNTLLASTFFGGSSGADGILSITIDSAGNVYVTGPADSSDFPTTAGAYDTYWNGRTDAFVSKFNNYLSKLLLSTYIGGSSIDLGISIALDSNGNVYVTGYTESFNYPTTAGAYDQSHNGGNDVFVSKLSNNLDTLLASTYIGGDRGEGGHSIALDSNGNVYVTGYTGSSNYPTTAWAYDQSHNGGNDVFVSKLSNNL